The Candidatus Fukatsuia endosymbiont of Tuberolachnus salignus nucleotide sequence AAATTGAATATCATCGATGAGTAACGCATCAACTGAACGATAATAACGTTTAAATTCTTCAATCGCATTATTCTGCAGTGCTTTAACCATATCCTGCACAAAGCGTTCAGAATGCATATACACCACTTTCGCATTGGCCTTGTGAGCGATAATACCGTTACCCACCGCATGCAGAAGATGAGTTTTACCTAAACCAGTACCACCATATAGAAATAAGGGGTTATACGCGGCACCCGGATTATCAGCAACCTGACGGGCTGCTGCACGTGCCAATTGGTTAGATTTACCTTCAACAAAATTATCAAAGGAATGTTTTGGATTAACATTCGAACGATAGGCATGTTCAGGTTGAGCAGGAGAACTGTCCCAACTTGGATGAGCAGGGGCACTGCGGATCACTGGCTCAGCAAGCACATCAACACTCGCCACCCCCGGTTGGCTAATCGTTGAAGTAATAGACTTGCTACCCACTTCAAAACGCAACAAGGGCACATCTGCTCCGCAAAAATCATTAAGCAAACCATTGATATTATTTAAATATTTATCACAAACCCAATCTAGAACAAAGCGATTTGGGGCGTAAAGCGCTAGCGTGTTGTCACTCAGTTCCGCCTGTAACGGGCGGATCCACATACTAAATTCTGTGGCAGGTAACTCATCCTGCAATCGGGCAAGACATTGCTGCCAAAGCGAAAG carries:
- the dnaA gene encoding chromosomal replication initiator protein DnaA, with the protein product MSLSLWQQCLARLQDELPATEFSMWIRPLQAELSDNTLALYAPNRFVLDWVCDKYLNNINGLLNDFCGADVPLLRFEVGSKSITSTISQPGVASVDVLAEPVIRSAPAHPSWDSSPAQPEHAYRSNVNPKHSFDNFVEGKSNQLARAAARQVADNPGAAYNPLFLYGGTGLGKTHLLHAVGNGIIAHKANAKVVYMHSERFVQDMVKALQNNAIEEFKRYYRSVDALLIDDIQFFANKERSQEEFFHTFNALLEGNQQIILTSDRYPKEINGVEDRLKSRFGWGLTVAIEPPELETRVAILMRKADENDIRLPAEVAFFIAKRLRSNVRELEGALNRVIANANFTGRAITIDFVREALRDLLALQDKLVTIDNIQKTVAEYYKIKVADLLSKRRSRSVARPRQMAMAMAKELTNHSLPEIGDAFGGRDHTTVLHGCRKIHQLREEDHDIKEDFLNLIRTLSS